Below is a genomic region from Dryobates pubescens isolate bDryPub1 chromosome 1, bDryPub1.pri, whole genome shotgun sequence.
gtgttgctcTCTATATCAGTGACCAgatggaatcagtggagctccacctgggcaagcatgatgagctggttgagaccATATGGGTGAACATAaaggggaaggtgatgttactgtaggggtctgctacaggccacctgaccagcagatcCATGCAGATGAGGCACTCACCTGACCAGCAGATCCATGCAGATGAGGCACTCCACAGGTAAATAGAAGTGGCTTCATGTTCACAGGCCCTGGTCCTTGTGGGGGattccaaccaccctgacataTGCTGGAGAGACAGCACAGCTAGGTACCAGCATTCCagatgttcctggaatgcatagatgacaacttcctcctccaaatggtagaggaaacAATGAGAAAAGGTGCTGtactggaccttgttctcaccaatagagaagggctggtcgCTAATGTGAGActcagggataaccttggctgcagtgaccatgaagcaatagaatttcagatcctcagggcaactacGAGGACGTACCCCAAGATTGCAACCCTGtattttaggcatgcagactttgatcatttcagggatctgctggccaaagcatTGTGGCACAAAaccctagagggaagaggggcccaggaggGCTGGTCAatattcaaggatcaccttctctgtgcccaggagtaaagtatacccacaaagaggaaagcaggaaatagtgctaggagacctgcctggatgagcaagttGCTCCTGGATAtgctggcacacaaaaagaaactgtatatggagtggaagagaggacagctggaatggggggaATACAaggaagctgcccaagcagcaggagacctggttagaaaaggtAAAACTCAGAATTAAATcaagccagggagatcaaggggaacagtaaaaaATTCTATAGGTATactaatggtaaaaagaagcctagggaaggtgtggggcccctcagaaaggaaacaggtgatgAATGACATGAGCTGGTGAtgagtgacatggagaaggctgaggttctcaatgacttctttacctcagccttcactggcaaggcctccagccacactcccagaataacGGAAGACAacgtcagggactggaagaaggaactgcccatggtgagtgaagatcaggttcatgaccatctgaagaacctgaaagtgttcaggtCTATGGGACCTGCTGGGATACACCCACgggtgctgagagaactggcagatgaggctgCTAAACTGCTCTCtatcatattccaaaagtcatggcagtctggggaggtccccactgactggaaaaggggaaacataaccccattttcaagaagggaaagagggatgacccaaGGAACTAtgggccagtcagtctcacctctgcacccagtaagatcatggagcagatcctcctggaggtaCTGCTGAGGCAAAAGGATAATGAAGAGGCGATTGGgcacaatcagcacagcttcaccaagggcaaatcctgcctgacaaagctgggtgtcaggtaatgacaggactcggaggggtggaaaaaaatagaaatgggtagattcagattggatgttaggaagaagttcttcaccatgagggtggtgagacactggcacaggttgcccaggtagcagcctcatccctggagatttttaaagccaggctggatgtggctgtgagcaacctgatctagtgtgaggtgtccctgcccatggcaagggggttggaactagatgatccttgaggtcccttccaaccctaaccattctatgatatataATTAGAGATGTTCAGGATCTCACATCTATACTTAGAGGCACACCACACCCAATCTCTCTGCATTCATATAGACATGAAAACTCAGAGTGTGAGCAAGAGCTGTTCACACATGTAccctttctcttgctgcagacACAATGTCTATACACACCCAGGACATATGCACCTCTAGGAGAGCATTGcatggcacacacagagcacattcCATGTGTCTCCTGACACACACACTTTATTCACTGCCTTACCTGTGCAACTCATTGCATCTGGGGCTATGTCTGTGTTTTCTATcattcttcccctcctcccctctaagagagacaaaaagaaagacacgggggggggggggggggggaaggcccACCCACACCACTCCCCCTGCACAAAAATATGCATGTGAGGTAGCTGTCTGTGTGAGGCTGCAATCTCTCCCACTCTTTTCTCTGtctacgtgtgtgtgtgtgtgtgtgtgtgtgtagggaaAGAGAGTGTGAGGGATCCAGTCATTGCCCTGTCCCCACTCACATGCAGCTATGCCCCTGTCCACCTTTACCTCTGGTTTATTTAGATGTTTATGGCTGTgtctgtattttctttcctttttctctcctcacctccctctcttcccctctttgGCAAAGAAATATGCAAGTATTTgaactacacacacacacagaggcacatgCACCTCTCTGTGTAGGACTTGgttatgtgtgtgcatataacacatagaaataataaatacatgaataaCATATAAAACTATAAACACATAAGGGTATGGATATAACAAAACCACAGTGAGGAGTGTCTCAGTGTGTAGACAAAAGGCTAGAACCCACACATAGAAGCACAGAGGTATGAAATAGTGTAAAATGTATCTGTCTGCCCAGATATGAGGGTGACAGATAATACACAGACATCTTTGCCTGTGTGTATCTATTGTTCCTGTGTTAAATGTATGAGGGGAGCCACATCTATCTGGGAGAGAATGTCTTCTCTTTGCCTGAGGATGGATGTAGATGAAACAAATGCTTTGTGGTGCATTTGTGTGCGCTGGGAAGCTTGCAACCATGTGTCTCACATGGAAACCTTATAACCAAATTCATTTGTGCTCAGTCTCTCAGCCTGGGGCTAAGTGTCTGTGTAAATACAATACAGCagcgcacacacacacgctgTGTCCACACTGCTTCGTGCTCCTGTGCTCCCTTGCTCTGTAGCTCACAAAAGCTGTGTCCTGGTAAATTTATACATACGGACAGCACCAGTGGTGTAGATGCTGGGTTATGTAAACCACACCCTCCCCCCATCCTGTGTCCCCCTTCCACATTTAGCTAAACTATTTCTGTGTGTCCATAGAATCCTGAACAGAGCTTGGTGCTTATACCTCGTGTTTCTCTCCAAGCACCccagggtgggtgccaggcagagGGTCTGTATGCACCTGGGTGCTTGGGAAGGGGGGGGTGGCAgtaggggctgggggcagcagcagtcTTTTGGGGCTTCAGGTGTGCAGGGATGGGACTGGTACCCTGCCTGACAGCTGCTGGGGGGTCAAGAGAGGTTGGAATGCaggacacctccagccccaaAGCCCACTTGGGTGCTGCTGCCAAGGCATGCATtgagcctccctgcccccagctatGCAGCTTGGCACCTCcatgctgccttctctgcacCAGCAATAGCCGTTGATCTTTAACTTCTTTGATGCTGCTCCCTCAGTACAGAGGTGGTTGTGGGACTCCCCAGCTTGCACATGTGCACCAGCACCTCACAAACACAGCTGCTTTCACAAACGGCTCCAAccctcagcaggagcagctgcagctgccaagcCCCACaagtggctgccctgctgcacccttGCATGGCTTTAGTCCCTGCCAGGGGCCAGGCTCAGACTGCTTTGCCAATCTGGGGTGCTGGTTACAGATACTGCCTAGTACACTTATTGTGGACTGGGCAACCAACCCCCTCACCTTGCACCAGCCAGCCTCCTTTTGAgtctcttcctcctgcctgcccaggacCTGAGCAAAGAGCAAAACCAGCCCTCTGGCTTGGCTCTCTCTGCATGGGCTGGAtgcctcagcctcttccagggccaGGTTTCCTCCGTGATTTGCCTAGCAGCCGGCAACCCTTGTACACATCATCACTGCACTGGCAGCTCATCAAGCAGAAAGGTCAGCACGTTAGTAAAAGCCATGAGGCCTCATCAGTGCTAGGAGTGGGTTTGAACAATGGGTTTAAGTGCCCTCACACCCTGCAGGGACAATTGCTCCAGCCAGCTTCACACCACAGCGGTGACAGAGCAAATCTTGAAGGAACACCAGTCCCCATCTGCCACCATCAGCCCTGAGTGAAACAGCAGGGCACCAATTCCCTCACTGCTTGCCTCCTCCACTCTTTTTTGTACACTTGTATGCATACCTCTATTACCACTTGCAAGAACATTGGTTTGTAAGCAGTAAATGGaatcttcctttcccttttcacaTCCATAGCATCCTGTGGCAAGGATCTACACAGCTGTCCTACCCGCCTTGCAGAGCACACTCCTTTTGCCTTGGGTCACTGACCATTTATTTTGTGGGAGAGAGAATTAAACAGGATCTTTTCAGAGCTCATCCACAGCTTCACCACACAGaccttccagcctcagcacccaagaccaaagcagcagaagctcagTGCAGAGTTCAGCCCATCCCCTCTCCCCAAAACATCACTCGATAGTCATTGCTTTCCCATCCTCCAGCTTGGCTTTCTCCACACTAGAACTGTGCCTACAGAAGAGTGGAGAGTGATGCTTTAAATGGAGATGAACAGAAGGTCTGAGTCTTTCAAGAAGATGCAGGCAGAGTAGTTATTTGAAATTGATGTGGACAGCAAAAGCCCAGTCAAGTGAGAGAACAGCATGATAGGACAAAGCCATAAAATAGGATATGGAGCACAAAAACTGTTAGAAGGCTCTTGAAATAACTGGCCTCATTTCTCCAGACTTTGTTTTCCATCTTCCTGTAGGCAGATGAGTAGTGAGCTCAGTCCTGCAGAGTGCAAGAACAGGGTCATGCCCAGCATCTAGAAATTAAAGGCTTAACCTTGACTAGGCTGGACCACAGGAATGTCCTTAATTCATTCTGAAGTACCCTAGGCCAGCCTTGCTTCTCCTCCAGGTGAAGCATTTAACTAgtgagctgggaagggctgaaCCTGCTCTTCCTACCCACCCctcccagaggagggcagcaagagCTTTAAGAGCACTGCCTTCCTCTCCACCCTTCCAGAGAGGCTTTCATGTGTCTGAGACCAGGCTGAAGGACTATACTGACAGAATATCAGTCAGATCCAGCCATTCCTGCCCTTGTAACTAgcttcaagagaagcagaggagcagtggaGTTTCAGGTAATCCTGCTCAATTCACCCTGGAAAACCAGTCTGAAAGGCACAAACTTTATAGTAAGGAGAAAGCACAAACATCCTCCAGTTAGCAGGCACTGGGTTGTCAAAATGGTGACTAAACACAAATACAAGTAAGGAGAAAGCACAAACATCCTCCAGTTAGCAGGCACTGGGTTGTCAAAATGGTGACTAGACACAAATACAAGTAAGGAGAAAGCACAAACATCCTCCAGTTAGCAGGCACTGGGTTGTCAAAATGGTGACTAGACAGGGGAAAGCAAGCATATTagtgaaggggggaaaaaaagagagtcaGAAACAGGAGTAAACAAGAAGGTTTGTTCTTGTTAAGTTTATTGGCATCATGTTTGTCTCTTTACATAAGAGCTCAGCCTACGTACTAGAATGTAGACCTCTGGAAAAACAGGTAGAAGGGCTCCATTTAAGCAAGCTACAAATGCAAGAACAAATaccaggaagaaagagaggaaagggacTAGATTGCCAGGTTTTTCCATACCAAAAATCCAGATTAGCAGTCAgtaggaagaaagggaagattCATGGTCCAGGTTCACTCAATGAGAAACAGCTACCCCAAGCCAGGTAAGGAGAGAAGCTCCTTCCACGGCACAAAAATGCCACCGGGCCCCCTCAGCTCTGGCTCCCTCTCACACGCGCTCCGGGAGGCGGGGAGTTAAGCAGTAGGGGAGGTGAACAAACGAGGTCTTTTCATAGCTGTATTTAATTTCAAATCCCATAATCCAGTGTGCATATCAATGCTGTTATGCAAATCTGAGAATTTAGATACAAAGAAGCCAGACAGATGATATTTTGTGTTTCCCTCCCAGAAGACTGAAGCCTCCTCCTTTTTCGGTTGGCCTCAAAACGAGAAGGCTTACACAGTTCATCTCTACTGTACAGAATACTGCCTCTAAGCTGGACTCTCACAAGCGTCCTCCTCACTCTCTGCACGAGCTGTGTGTCAGCACTGGAACATGTCATTCAGGAACTTTACACTAATTtatacatttttctcttttttttaattggttgCATATATTAACATGTACTAtaagatttttttgttgttgttgttttcctccTAAAGAAGCATTACGTAATACATGGATACTGTAAAAAGATCTGATTAGTTAAAAGTAACAAGCATTAAACAGAGATACATACAAAACTCAACCTAGATGGACTGAGTGCTGAGCTTGCAATGAACTATGGGTAATCAGCCTTTCCAGTTGCAGCCTTcacaggggatggggagggggaggggaggggataaACCACCAGACAGTTAAAAATGTATGTAACTTGTTACACAGATTACCTGTAAACAGTTGCTCTCCATTGGACACCCAGAATCAGATTCAGTTCCAAACATACATAAGACTTTTCCATTTTAAGCTAAGAGAAAGGTCTGTTACCACCAAGTGTGATGTGGATGGTGTGGGGATGTGAGCTCTGAGGTGCAGGACTCACAGATGCTCATGAGAGATGGGTGGGTTTTGGCAGCTGGAGATGGAGATTTTGTCGGAGATTTCATTTTTAAACACAGAAGAGGGGCTGTGTGTTTGAAGGCCTAAGTGTGATACTCATTTGTGAAGGACTGTGCTCAACCCCTCCCTatcccctcagcagctgcagctctccgcGGAAGCCTTCACTCGGTCGTTCTTGTCTAGTTTGATGGGTTCAGGGAATTCATTGTAAAGCTCCACTTCGGTTTCCTGGTGGGAGAGAAAGGAGTGAGTTAGTGCCACACCTTTACAGCCAGCTCCTAGCACGCAGGGAGCGGCTCTCAGCcggggcaagctgctggagagcccaAAGCTGCCCGCAGCAGCGGGGTTGAGCAGGCAGGACCAGCAGGGGTCGCCCCCTGGTCCGGTCCCTACCTGTTTAAGTGCATTTCGTGCAATCGTCTGGAAAGCTTGTTCCACGTTAATGGCCTCCTTGGCACTGGTTTCAAAGTAGGGGATGTTGTTTTTACTGTAGCACCAGGCTTGTGCTCGTTTTGTGGTGACCTGGGTGGACAGAAAGCACCACCTTCAGCTATGCAGAGATGATTTCATTCTCAGGACAAGGCCAGAGACCCCTCATATCCAAGCCCGAGCTAAGACAGTTCTGACCTCACCAAACCCACAGCCTTAATACATAGCACAGGAGACTGCTGCCCACCACTGGATAGACCCAGGCCCAGGGCAAGGAGCACCATGTCTGAGGAAGATGAAACCACAGGGCAGACTGCTCAGGCACCACAGAGCAAGGACTTGCTCCCATAGGAGCTCTTCAGCAATTCTGAGGCAGGAGAATCAGCTCTCCTCCTTGCATCTaacctgggaagctgctgcaaTCCTTCCACCAGTAGGCAGGAGCACGCtgtgagcaggggcaggagaaacTCTTCCCCAGTGGCACAGAACAGCTAAGCCACACAGGCACCTCCCACTCCTGTTTCTCAGATAACCCTCCCCTGTTCTTGCAAGGTTTCCCACTCCAACAATTTCCTAAGAGCAGGCAAGTCCCAGTACTCACTTGTCTGTTTTCTAGGTCAATCTTGTTTCCCAGCACAACAAAAGGAAAGTTCTCAGGATCCCTTGGACTGGCCTGAATGAGGAATTCGTCCCTCCAGCTGTctagggttttgaatgtgttgGGGGCCGTGACATCGAacaccagcacacagcagtcTGCTCCCCTGTAGAAGGCAACTCCCAGAGACTGAAATCGCTCTTGGCCTGCTGTATCCCATATCTGGAGCAAAAGACAGGGCAGATAAGCCTACTCTGACAGTCCACAACTAGGGCATACATTTCAAAACTCCCCACTAGGCATCTACAACCCTCAGCAGCCCAGAGAGAAGCACCTGAAGGCTTGGGAGTTTCTGTAGGCACTAAGTAACAAGAGCCAGAAACACTCTTCTAAAGATAGCTGACCCTTTGTGTCCAACATAAGGAAGAACATATCCTTGTTCTGAGCAAGGAGGACTTGAGTATTAAGGTCAGCAGGTGACCTGCAGTGCTTGGGTACACTTGGGCACCAGCACCCTTCAAACACTGCTCTgatggctgcagcaaggctaCTGCTGCCTTGCAGTCTCATCATGGGGAAATGAAAGCTTTGGATACTGGAGACCTAAGCAGCTTGACACTATACCCACAGGACTCAGGGCAGCACAACTAGCTGAGCTGACCAAggagtcccttcccagccttttcCAGGTCCTGAACACTAGGGAAATGCATTTTTTACAAGAAGATCTACTTTAGTGACAGTACCAGatgctggggttggggggggtttcTGGTTCTTTTTTTACTGGGCCTACCAAAGATGCACTTAACTGAGCCCAGGCTGATCCTTGCCCTCACTCATTCAGCCCCCTCAGGTTGGCAgagaagcccagcagcaccatggccaaGAGCAGTTCAGGGCAAACAAGATTCACCCCCAGTGCACTGACCCCGCACTGCTCTGATACGGCCCCGCAGCTGATACGGCCACGCAAGCGTGGTcttggcagccaggcagcccttgcagcagggagcagggtcaCTCCTTACCTGCATTGTCACTAGCCTGTCATCCACCATGACCTCTTTTGTCAGGAAGTCTGCGCCTATCGTGGCCTTGTACTGGTTACTGAATTTCTTGTTCACATACTGGTTCATGAGCGACGTCTTCCCTACCCTGTGCA
It encodes:
- the RAB7A gene encoding ras-related protein Rab-7a is translated as MTSRKKVLLKVIILGDSGVGKTSLMNQYVNKKFSNQYKATIGADFLTKEVMVDDRLVTMQIWDTAGQERFQSLGVAFYRGADCCVLVFDVTAPNTFKTLDSWRDEFLIQASPRDPENFPFVVLGNKIDLENRQVTTKRAQAWCYSKNNIPYFETSAKEAINVEQAFQTIARNALKQETEVELYNEFPEPIKLDKNDRVKASAESCSC